The Lactuca sativa cultivar Salinas chromosome 2, Lsat_Salinas_v11, whole genome shotgun sequence genome includes a window with the following:
- the LOC111916222 gene encoding glycine-rich RNA-binding protein 4, mitochondrial translates to MRKTSLIQFARQVITSSYSHSRSFSSPPSNNKLFVAGLSWSVDEKSLKEAFSSFGDVSEVRIMYDKDSGRSRGFGFVNFSCEDEASSAKDAMDGKAFLGRPLSVSFALDKVRKEPVTTRQINGATTFSQ, encoded by the exons ATGAGGAAAACTAGTTTGATACAGTTTGCGAGACAAGTTATCACATCCTCGTATTCTCACTCCCGTTCTTTCTCTTCTCCCCCTTCCAACAATAAACTCTTTGTGGCAG GGTTGTCATGGTCGGTGGACGAAAAATCATTGAAAGAAGCTTTCTCATCATTTGGCGATGTATCCGAAG TAAGGATCATGTATGATAAAGACAGTGGTAGGTCAAGAGGTTTCGGGTTTGTGAACTTCTCATGTGAAGATGAAGCCAGTTCAGCCAAAGACGCCATGGATGGAAAG GCTTTTTTAGGAAGGCCATTGAGTGTCAGTTTTGCTCTGGACAAGGTCCGTAAAGAACCTGTAACCACTCGCCAAATTAACGGGGCAACTACTTTCAGTCAGTGA